A stretch of the Chelonoidis abingdonii isolate Lonesome George chromosome 11, CheloAbing_2.0, whole genome shotgun sequence genome encodes the following:
- the LOC116816522 gene encoding zinc finger MYM-type protein 1-like: MGKRSRDLGRKYPSGSKKRAIYKAKGVERQKQKAVLIKYFSRPDSAVEPEVLSEDADMAENPPAEHTTQTENDSSGEEFEEPNRSEEDCHGEEKTTKRAGTDAEGAEGQECCSDNQDAGGLDPEQKGNFNSADQIEISDDPATWPEYISQRLREYLVKQGPPKIIVEDFPKNKIGKHFSKFHCKRKLSNGEIVPRPWVIYSVSADKIFCYYCKILCNNVTSSLASNGFNDWSNTHMRLAEHENSKGHLHAVLSCCDLQQRLSAEKATDAIQPKLTDQEAKHWHQVSERLVAVVQLLAERNLPFYGSDEQLGTSYNGNFLGLIELLGKFDPVMQEHLQRIKNKEIQDHYLGNNIQNELISIVGNAVKHEIIARVKAAKYFAIILDCTSDISHQEQMSLTIRYVADGVSPNIPAGVYEHFIKFIVVESSTGEYLYNILLSELKDLGLDIANIRGQGMTTVQI; encoded by the coding sequence ATGGGTAAGAGATCAAGAGACCTTGGTAGAAAGTACCCAAGTGGGAGTAAGAAAAGAGCCATCTACAAGGCAAAGGGAGTtgaaagacagaagcaaaaagcTGTGTTAATCAAGTATTTTAGCAGACCTGATTCTGCTGTTGAGCCAGAAGTGCTCAGTGAAGATGCAGATATGGCTGAAAATCCTCCAGCAGAACATACGACGCAGACAGAGAATGACAGCAGTGGCGAAGAATTTGAAGAGCCAAATCGGTCTGAAGAGGACTGTCACGGTGAAGAGAAGACTACAAAAAGGGCTGGAACTGATGCTGAAGGTGCTGAGGGTCAAGAGTGCTGTTCTGATAATCAAGATGCAGGTGGTTTAGATCCAGAGCAGAAAGGCAACTTCAACTCTGCTGACCAGATAGAAATATCTGATGATCCCGCAACTTGGCCAGAATACATTAGCCAGCGTCTCAGAGAGTATTTAGTCAAACAAGGGCCGCCTAAAATTATTGTAGAAGATTTCCCTAAAAATAAGATTGGGAAACACTTTTCAAAGTTTCACTGCAAAAGGAAACTTTCAAATGGTGAAATTGTACCTCGTCCATGGGTGATCTACTCAGTGTCAGCCGACAAGATCTTTTGTTATTACTGTAAGATTTTGTGCAATAATGTGACAAGTTCATTAGCATCTAATGGTTTTAATGACTGGTCTAATACTCATATGAGATTGGCTGAGCACGAAAACTCAAAAGGACATTTACACGCTGTGCTTAGTTGCTGCGACCTTCAGCAAAGGTTATCTGCCGAAAAAGCCACTGACGCAATACAACCAAAACTTACTGACCAAGAAGCAAAACACTGGCATCAAGTTTCCGAGAGACTAGTCGCTGTCGTTCAGTTGCTAGCAGAACGAAACTTACCATTTTATGGGTCTGATGAACAGCTGGGAACATCATACAATGGAAATTTTCTTGGACTGATTGAATTACTGGGAAAGTTTGACCCAGTGATGCAGGAACATTTACAAAGAATCAAGAACAAAGAAATACAAGATCATTATTTAGGAAACAACATTCAAAATGAACTTATTAGTATTGTAGGGAATGCTGTTAAACATGAAATAATAGCTCGAGTTAAGGCTGCTAAGTATTTTGCTATTATACTCGACTGCACTTCTGACATTAGTCACCAAGAACAAATGTCATTGACAATTAGATATGTGGCTGATGGTGTATCACCAAATATTCCAGCAGGAGTATATGAACATTTCATTAAGTTCATAGTAGTAGAAAGCAGCACAGGTGAATATTTGTACAATATCCTTCTAAGTGAACTCAAAGACCTGGGATTGGACATTGCCAATATCCGTGGGCAGGGTATGACAACGGTGCAAATATGA
- the LOC116816521 gene encoding LOW QUALITY PROTEIN: uncharacterized protein LOC116816521 (The sequence of the model RefSeq protein was modified relative to this genomic sequence to represent the inferred CDS: inserted 2 bases in 1 codon) yields the protein MGKIIYPWETYRDLKKTTVQQKILRGKRKSTCTECGDNFSDCSALIKHQRLHMGEKLYECCKCGKTFNRISHLTRHEIIHTGERPYECRECGKTFNCSSQLTRHEIIHTGERPYECRECGKTFTLSSYLTTHERMHRGERPFQCSQCAQSFTRSSSLIRHERTHTGERPYKCCECGKSFTSSSNLIQHQRIHTGERPYECGECGKAFNCGSELTRHERIHTGERAHVCSECGKAFTLRSDLTTHERIHTGERPFQCSQCGKTFTRSSDLTRHVRIHTGERPYECCDCGKRFISSSKLIQHQRIHTGERPYKCGECGKTFSCSSKLTRHERIHTGERPYECCECGKSFTRSSDVTRHERIHTGERPYECCECGKSFISTSNLIKHQRIHTGERPYKCGECGKAFNCGSQLTRHERIHMGXKSCECCTCGKTFTLSSHLVRYWKIPTTERDSMNVVSVGKPSFKAHTSVPGLSINHS from the exons atgggaaaaataattTACCCTTGGGAAACTTACAGAGACCTGAAAAAAACCACAGTCCAGCAGAAAATCctcagaggaaagagaaaatcCACATGCACTGAGTGTGGGGACAACTTCAGTGACTGCTCAGCCCTTATTAAACATCAGAGACTCCACATGGGAGAGAAACTCTACGAATGCTGcaagtgtgggaaaaccttcaatcGCATCTCACATCTCACTCGACATGAgataatccacacaggagagagaccttatGAATGTAgagagtgtgggaaaaccttcaattGCAGCTCACAACTCACTAGACATGAgataatccacacaggagagagaccctatgaatgtagagagtgtgggaaaaccttcactctCAGCTCGTATCTCACTACACATGAGCGAATGCACAGGGGGGAGAGGCCCTTTCAATGCTCTCAGTGTGCACAAAGCTTTACTAGGAGCTCATCCCTCATTAGACATGAGAGAAcgcacacgggagagagaccctataaatgctgtgagtgcgggaaaagcttcacttcCAGCTCAAATCTTAttcagcatcagagaatccacaccggggagaggccctatgaatgtgGCGAGTGCGGGAAAGCCTTCAATTGCGGCTCAGAGCTCACTCgacatgagagaatccacacgggagagagagCCCATGTATGCAGCGAGTGTGGGAAAGCCTTCACTCTCAGGTCAGATCTTACTACCcatgagagaatccacacgggGGAGAGGCCCTTTCAGTGCTCTcagtgcgggaaaaccttcactaGGAGCTCAGACCTTACTAGACATGTGAGAATTCAtacgggagagagaccctacgAATGCTGTGACTGCGGAAAAAGATTCATTTCCAGCTCAAAGCTTAttcagcatcagagaatccacaccggGGAGAGGCCCTATAAATGcggtgagtgcgggaaaaccttcagtTGCAGTTCAAAGCTCACTAgacatgagagaatccacacgggagagagaccttatgaatgctgtgagtgcgggaaaagcttcactagGAGCTCAGACGTCACTAgacatgagagaatccacacaggagagagaccctatgaatgctgtgagtgcgggaaaagcttcatttCCACCTCAAACCTCATTAAACATCAGCGAATCCACACCGGGGAGAGGCCCTATAAATGTGGTGAGTGCGGGAAAGCCTTCAATTGCGGCTCACAGCTCACCAGACATGAGAGAATCCACATGGG GAAATCCTGTGAATGCTGCacgtgtgggaaaaccttcactctCAGCTCGCACCTTGTTAGATATTGGAAAATCCCCAcgacagagagagattctatgaatgttgtgagtgtgggaaaaccttcattCAAAGCTCATACCTCAGTACCTGGGCTGtccattaatcacagttaa